The segment TGGAAAATCTGAAAGCAACAAAAATGCCTGATGCTGATGCGTTGGTCGTGTTTAGTTGCGCCGGAAGAATACTTTCATTGGGTCCTTTGATGACACAGGAAATTGAAGGTATCAAAAATGTGTGGAATGTACCGATGCTGGGAATGTTCTCAAATGCAGAACTGGCAAGAGCTACCGGCGGAAATTTAGAAATGCATAATCTCACAACCTGTTGTGTGGCATTAAAAGAAAAATAAATGAATCAGCATTTACAAAACATATTGAGTTTAATTCAACAGGATGAAGCGTTAACAGGTGAACAGAAGAATGCGATTACAAAATTGCTGAAAGATGCGGATAAAGAATTAGAGATAACAGCGTTCAAACTGGACCGTACCGAAAAAGTTAAACGCACCACGGCTATTTTACTAGAGGAAACGATTGAAGAGCTGGAGCAGAAAAGAAAAGCCATTGAAGAAACAAATGCCGCATTGACAAAATCATTAGAAGAATTAAAAGCTGCACAGGCACAGTTGATCCAATCAGAAAAAATGGCAAGCCTTGGTGAACTCACAGCAGGTATTGCTCATGAAATTCAAAACCCGTTAAACTTCGTCAACAATTTTTCGGAAGTAAGTACAGAGTTGGTGGATGAAATGAATGAAGAGATCGAAAAAGGAAACTTAGAAGATGCAAAACAAATAGCAAATGATTTAAAACAGAATCTCGAAAAAATAAACCATCATGGCAAACGTGCAGGTGATATCGTAAAAGGAATGTTGCAACACAGCCGCAGCAGCAGTGGGCAAAAAGAACTGACCGATATCAATGCACTGGCCGATGAATATTTACGGTTAGCTTATCATGGCTTACGTGCAAAAGACAAAACATTTAATGCAGCCATGAAAACAGATCTTGATGCAACAATAGGCTTAATAAAAATTATTCCGCAGGATATTGGCCGTGTGGTGCTTAATCTGATCACCAATGCATTCTATGCCGTATCAGAAAGAAAAAAACAACAGCCCGAACACTACGAACCCGTTGTTTCGGTGAGTACAAAAAAACTGAACGATCGAATTGAGATCCATGTAAAAGACAATGGTACAGGCATTCCACAAAAAGCACTGGATAAAATTTTCCAACCTTTCTTCACGACTAAACCAACCGGACAGGGAACTGGTTTGGGCCTATCGTTGAGTTATGATATTGTAAAAGCACACGGTGGGGAGTTGAAAGTCGAAACAAAAGAGAATGAGGGGTCAATGTTTATTATTCAACTACCAGATTCGTTATAACTATGAAGCAACTCATCATCATACTTCTTTTTGTATCCGTTTCCCTTGCTGTAAAGGCTCAGCAAACATTGCCCGATAGTTTAAAAATTTCTTTTCAGGAAGCTCCAAATGATTCAGTGAGGTTTAAAGTATCCAGAGCCATCTATACTTTTTATGAAGAAACCAACCGTGATTCAGCACTTCACTATGCAGAGCTGCGGTATGCCATTGCTAAAAAGTATAATCGTCCAATTGAAGAAGCACATACACAAGGTCAAATAGCTTACCAGCAAATTTATCTTGGTCGCTTTAGCGAGGCATTAACCAATCTTACAGAAGCAATGCAAATTGCTTTAAAAAGTAAGAACACAGCAACCTGGGAACTTACCCCGTTTATTACACC is part of the Lacibacter sediminis genome and harbors:
- a CDS encoding sensor histidine kinase, with the translated sequence MNQHLQNILSLIQQDEALTGEQKNAITKLLKDADKELEITAFKLDRTEKVKRTTAILLEETIEELEQKRKAIEETNAALTKSLEELKAAQAQLIQSEKMASLGELTAGIAHEIQNPLNFVNNFSEVSTELVDEMNEEIEKGNLEDAKQIANDLKQNLEKINHHGKRAGDIVKGMLQHSRSSSGQKELTDINALADEYLRLAYHGLRAKDKTFNAAMKTDLDATIGLIKIIPQDIGRVVLNLITNAFYAVSERKKQQPEHYEPVVSVSTKKLNDRIEIHVKDNGTGIPQKALDKIFQPFFTTKPTGQGTGLGLSLSYDIVKAHGGELKVETKENEGSMFIIQLPDSL